AATTTTCCTCAGACTTTGGTTACAGTATTGGTGGACAGAATTGAGTTTACTGAGTACATGCCAAAAGtaagtatttttgttaatagtgTTATTATTGTGTATATTAGTATATGgttgtatattttgttatagAATTTTGATCTCAAAGAGactccatttttattttctaagaCAGTTCTTTATTTATCGTGCCTATGTATAtgctttaactttaaaatggcataaaCAGATAACTTTCCACTCCATccttaatttccttttcagCCTAACAAAGACATAAAAATCGCCGGTCATGTAAGTTGGTCCAGTAAATCTACCCTTGAGGTGACTGTATGGCTGGAACAATTCGACGATGGACAGTGGAATCGTATCACCAGAGCTTTGTTTCTCTTAGCAGCCAGAGATCCAACAAACTCATATGCTTCTCTAGTTAATTCTATAGAACCAGCAAATGAACGAGAAAAGATTATTCTATCTGGAGGCGATGACCGAAAGAAGCGACGTCTGGATATTGGTTCCAAGCACGTGTCCAAACATGTCCCCCCTCCAGATGAACAAAAAGTGCTACATGATTTATATATCAAAACGACTGATCCTTCAGATATTAGTATGTCGACGCGGATTTTGCCGCCTCATTGCGTCTGGATGCAGAGTACTAAAGTATCAAACGTAATCTTAGCACAGCCAGAACATCGTAATCTACATAATACAGTGTTTGGAGGGTTTATCATGAGACAAGCAACGGAGTTGAGTTGGATTGCCAGTTATATGTTTTGCAAATATAGGCCTAGAACCAGGAGTATGAGCGATATTCAGTTCAAAAGCCCAATTGCAGTGAATTCTTTAATTCAAATGCACGCCACAGTGGTTTACAGTCGAAAGAACTTCATACAAACCATAGTGTTTGCTCAAGTGTATAATCCGCTTTCTGGTTTGACCTCTACCACCAACGCCTTTCATTTTACTTTAGAAGCTCCGGACATAGTTCCAGAGGTGATACCACAAACGTATTATGAAGCCATGTTATATGTGGATGGGCGCAGACATTTCCAAAAAGATTTGAAAGAAACTCAAGGTGCTGGTTTCTATCGTTCGCACAGCAAACTTTGAATGGAAATACAAGTTTGGTggtattataatttatttttaatgttttgggAATTTAAAGTAGGCGTTAATTTACAAGGTTGGGCCAGGTTACTAGCGGATTAAATCCGTTTCAAGACACTTATTTTAGTACATGCAATAAAAATCTTATtagttaattcaatttaacgtTATTGTATTCTAGTCAGTTATTGTTATCATAATTAGTAACATAGATGTCAAATTACGTtagttttgttgaattttgtaaattttcaatacgGCAAGGAAGCTATTTTTGtaacacatatttttaatttttcctatgAGTGGGcttcaaaaaattcttatacGAACATAACAACATTAACAAATTGATAATGCAAACAATCAAAAATATCGCAACCGGAAAAGCCAAAATCATTTAACGATTTTGAGGCGAAACACATTGTACCTTcatctttaaataaaaaagttttgatgtTGCGTAATCTATATGACactttggcaaaaaagttatcttttaatgaagaaatctgtaattcAATTTATTGCGCCATCTATGTGTTTGGAgctaaattaaatatcaaatgaTAAAAGAAATCTGTCTAGGTTTAACTACTAGTGTTTTGTGTAGTTAACAATTGGAGCCACTAATTGTTggatttgttgaaataaagtttgaaaaaaaatttgtgtcgtgtacttcattttaaaacattaagaCAACGATCTTCGTACATACCGGtcggaaatttttttaaaattttcataatatagataaaaatttaataatcgaaatcagtggcgtacaaGACAATTTgtatccaaaaaaattattaaagaatagGTATAAATAGAGGGCTCCAATTTTAGTAAGATTTGGTTCCGCAGTAGGCGTACAATACAATATTGATATGCTGCGACCAAATCTCGAATCGGACAACTTCGATTTTTTgggtcaaaaattttcatgatgtatagcctttgatattttttggtCCCAAAAACCAAAGTTGTCTTATTCGAGATTTGACCGCAGCATATTAATGCTGTATCGCACGCCTACTGCGGAACCAAATCTCACTGAAATCGAAGCACTTCaatttcacctttttttttttgtaaacattgTCGtgtacgccactggttttcAATTATCAAATCTACGATTTTGATGTCACGAACACAACTTCAGCAAAATTTTACCGTTAACTGTTAAGAAGACACAATGGTTCGGTATCGTATTTTCTTAACCCTCAGTCATTTCGTTATTGTGTATGCACCCCGTAATTAACATCATCATATCGTATGATTATCATTAACTGGCCATATGGAAGAAAAACACAGGATTATAAAGAATACAAAGGAACTGTCATATTTATTCTTTGGTTCTTAGTTATTAGTAAATATTGCTGACATCGAATACAACACGCAaaaccaacaataaaatttaaagtacaAGGCAGTgagtaaaaatatctaatatttaacattagaagttaataaaaacgagtaattttatAGATTATTTTTACACATAACATAATGCTAAATCCGAGTCAAAAAACTTCGAGATTAGTCTCCAATTATTAGAACTATACTTAGcattaataaacatatattttgttaaaaaaataacctaAACTTTAGacgtaattttcaatattctgcattttcaatgaaattaagGATCAACAAAAGCAACCATGATATACCTAATACCCTCTGTAACAAGCAAACCTTCGTGATAATGGGTTAATCTACCTGGATGCATTAGCATCCACCCAATTTGTGTATCGGTAACACTGCAATTGTATCGAATGAACTTACAACCCCCACCCTCGAAGTCTTTACCGGCCTCATTTAATGCTATATTGATTGTGTACGTAGAACTATCATGATGGGGTCTTAAGGAGGGTTGTTCGTCTGGTTTATatctaaaatagaaaaaaagtcacagtatttgataaaatttctgtattaaaaACGGACCTCACGACGAAATTCATCAAACTCCGCGGAGGATCACCTTGGTACCCCACAAAAATGTGCTCATTTACTGGCCTCACGTATTTCTGCAAAAAGTAGAGCCAATGTGCCTCCCAACCCACTTGATTCATGTGAATATCTCTGGTGGGAACAGCCTCATATCCACCTTCAAGACGGTCATCTTCATTTTTTCCGGAAGACCATTTCCCATAGCTTTCCATCATGTTAATTAAGGCTTGGCAAAACTTTGTGGTTACAATCGGCACCCAGTAAACATCTGGACAGGGCTAAAATTTCGATTCcttgtttattaattaattttgcataGACCCGGAACGTACCTGCAAGTGCTTCTTCTCAGGATTCAAATTTTCCGGATAATCCTGATGAATAAAGGCCTCCTCCCAGTCCTGCTCGTTCTCGAAGATCTGATACATATCAGGCTCTGCCCTCGTAATATCATAAGTATCAGCGTTGATTAGGTGACCAAATTCCACTCTATTGGACACGTACATGAATACGTCCAAATCCCGCAGATTGCGACAAATTGCCATATCTGCGTCCACATTGGGGCGATTAAAAGAAAGCTGAAGTCGGTCATATTGTTTCAGAAGAGTAGAGTTTATTAGATACGCACTGTTGATGTAAGGAACGTTCCATAAGCCCCTGTAAGAATTATTGGATTAGTACATGGTGGAAAATAAGGTTTAAACATCGTTGTCTCAGAAACTGTTTCtcgaaatttaacaaaattttgtggattttcatgTTTACCGTAGCTATTGATTAATCAATGATATTGTCGACATATGGTATTTTTCAGAGGTAAAATCTTTTTTAACCGACATCTATgcgtttcttcttttttttcaatgaaacgtTTTTGCTGTTCTTGTAACCTCAATTTCTTGTCATAAATAATCGTTTTCCAATACTTTTATTTGGGTCACCGAGCGTCGCATTCATTACAGTTTTCTTTAACGAATACTACTTAGGACAACATCCGAGCGGTGTCGCTATGTTAAATTTCAACTTGCTGTGAAACTTTCGGTTACCTTATTTCTAGTATTCGGTTATTCCTCTTTTATTGCaagttgatttaaaaataacccaACTCCCTTTATACACCCACTTACGAACTGATTACTCCTTAAATTACGCAATAATAGAAGAAGCTGCTGGCAGTAAATAATTCTATTAAGACGCTGATACGAATGTCCGGAGCAATTTCATCACGATTTTTAAACCCGCAAATCATCACAGAATGCTCCCCAAAGTGCGCGCATTTCTTTTGGTTTGGATTGTGGTCGGAACGCTGCAGGAGACTCTAACGAATCCCACTCGTATAGGAGGAGGAGGCAAGGCGGGAGGTAAAAAGTAATTATACATTATCCCAAATTAGTGCTACATGACAATATGACGgaattttagataaatttgGCAAGGGACGGCTGTATAGTGCACGAATTCCCGTTAAAATCCATCACAGGAGCCCTCAATCAGTCACATATTACGAGCACAAAGATGTACAAGTGAGTAATCGTCTACACTTGAAGGTGACCAATTTTTGTTGTAGGGCGCGAAAATTGTCAAATCTAGCCATTTCGACTTTGAATATATGCTGggaagaaaaataacattctTCTGTATGGCAAAGGGACTTCCCAGACCGGAAATTACATGGTTTAAAGAGGGAATTGAGCTCTATAATCACAAATATTTCCAAGTAGATGTCTATAAAAGAGCAGTTAATGGTAAATTACAGtgacaaatatattttaggtGCACGAATGGACAGAGGGAAACGACAcaattaaaagcaaaatggAAATAGACCCGGCGACTCAGAAAGATGCAGGATTTTACGAATGTCAggctaataataaatatgccATTGATTTTAGGGCCTTCAGGACGGACTATGCGATGCTTACATACTagttttcttgttttattaacatcaaagtttgattaaaataatgcttcactcggaataataatttatgttatttctCAAGATTCTCAACGAACTCCAGCGGCGTAACTAGAAATTTTGCCCCCCTTCCCGCAGCTTTCAATTCAGGGCTCTCTCGCACAAGGCAATGTTTAGCGGTCCGACGAGTAAAGGCCCACCCCATAAGTGCCAGTCTTACATGTGCAACGTTGTGAAATCTAATGAAGGTGTAGCTACGCCACTGCCGATTTCCCATTAATCAACCggtaaaaaaatctgaatagATAACAATGTAACATAACAAACGCATGTTGGTCTAAAATTCTCCAGAATGTTTGATGCATGAGTTATATTGGAAGgagaatttcaaaaaccaaataCTACGCATTTGTTATAATACTGTGTAATTTTTGACCAGTACACATTGGCAGAAATCTAATAGCGATaacatttgttaataaattttattgggaTAAAATGTC
The sequence above is a segment of the Euwallacea fornicatus isolate EFF26 chromosome 16, ASM4011564v1, whole genome shotgun sequence genome. Coding sequences within it:
- the LOC136344135 gene encoding acyl-coenzyme A thioesterase 10, mitochondrial-like isoform X3 — protein: MSLLHDGLPLTGYQFTRVSSDNGKNEATIPIDIKVTLKELKLALAKEMGVDHPFKPYSMNRGHLTKYLPKSQEELPKRSMQESYIEAIIPLSQDRALQEKYTTFLGSVRVGRLVEDMDIFTVIVAQKHIVNPRVPKGTNFPQTLVTVLVDRIEFTEYMPKPNKDIKIAGHVSWSSKSTLEVTVWLEQFDDGQWNRITRALFLLAARDPTNSYASLVNSIEPANEREKIILSGGDDRKKRRLDIGSKHVSKHVPPPDEQKVLHDLYIKTTDPSDISMSTRILPPHCVWMQSTKVSNVILAQPEHRNLHNTVFGGFIMRQATELSWIASYMFCKYRPRTRSMSDIQFKSPIAVNSLIQMHATVVYSRKNFIQTIVFAQVYNPLSGLTSTTNAFHFTLEAPDIVPEVIPQTYYEAMLYVDGRRHFQKDLKETQGAGFYRSHSKL
- the LOC136344135 gene encoding acyl-coenzyme A thioesterase 10, mitochondrial-like isoform X2 is translated as MSLLFFLPRKFTITSVISIKFSGSNGQKIKKTMSLLHDGLPLTGYQFTRVSSDNGKNEATIPIDIKVTLKELKLALAKEMGVDHPFKPYSMNRGHLTKYLPKSQEELPKRSMQESYIEAIIPLSQDRALQEKYTTFLGSVRVGRLVEDMDIFTVIVAQKHIVNPRVPKGTNFPQTLVTVLVDRIEFTEYMPKPNKDIKIAGHVSWSSKSTLEVTVWLEQFDDGQWNRITRALFLLAARDPTNSYASLVNSIEPANEREKIILSGGDDRKKRRLDIGSKHVSKHVPPPDEQKVLHDLYIKTTDPSDISMSTRILPPHCVWMQSTKVSNVILAQPEHRNLHNTVFGGFIMRQATELSWIASYMFCKYRPRTRSMSDIQFKSPIAVNSLIQMHATVVYSRKNFIQTIVFAQVYNPLSGLTSTTNAFHFTLEAPDIVPEVIPQTYYEAMLYVDGRRHFQKDLKETQGAGFYRSHSKL
- the LOC136344135 gene encoding acyl-coenzyme A thioesterase 10, mitochondrial-like isoform X1; the protein is MSLLFFLPRKFTITSVISISKFSGSNGQKIKKTMSLLHDGLPLTGYQFTRVSSDNGKNEATIPIDIKVTLKELKLALAKEMGVDHPFKPYSMNRGHLTKYLPKSQEELPKRSMQESYIEAIIPLSQDRALQEKYTTFLGSVRVGRLVEDMDIFTVIVAQKHIVNPRVPKGTNFPQTLVTVLVDRIEFTEYMPKPNKDIKIAGHVSWSSKSTLEVTVWLEQFDDGQWNRITRALFLLAARDPTNSYASLVNSIEPANEREKIILSGGDDRKKRRLDIGSKHVSKHVPPPDEQKVLHDLYIKTTDPSDISMSTRILPPHCVWMQSTKVSNVILAQPEHRNLHNTVFGGFIMRQATELSWIASYMFCKYRPRTRSMSDIQFKSPIAVNSLIQMHATVVYSRKNFIQTIVFAQVYNPLSGLTSTTNAFHFTLEAPDIVPEVIPQTYYEAMLYVDGRRHFQKDLKETQGAGFYRSHSKL
- the LOC136344149 gene encoding immunoglobulin domain-containing protein oig-4-like → MLPKVRAFLLVWIVVGTLQETLTNPTRIGGGGKAGDKFGKGRLYSARIPVKIHHRSPQSVTYYEHKDGAKIVKSSHFDFEYMLGRKITFFCMAKGLPRPEITWFKEGIELYNHKYFQVHEWTEGNDTIKSKMEIDPATQKDAGFYECQANNKYAIDFRAFRTDYAMLTY